In Pseudomonas lalkuanensis, the following are encoded in one genomic region:
- a CDS encoding aldehyde dehydrogenase family protein has translation MSTSRPTYQNLELQMIAGQWRAGSSSRQLDVINPFDQELLARLTLANKDDLEHAFLKAREAQASWSAKGPAERAEVLLNVVRIFDERRDEIIDWIIRESGSTRIKAEFEWGAARAITLESASLPNRVHGRIVESDVPGKESRVYRAPLGVVGVISPWNFPLHLTQRSIAPALALGNAVVVKPASDTPVTGGLLLARIFEEAGLPAGVLSIVVGSGAEIGDAFVAHPVPALISFTGSTEVGRNIGRIASGGQHLKQVALELGGNAPFVVLADADLEQAVRAAVVGKFLHQGQICMAINRIIVEEPLYEAFTRRFVERVKSLPYGDPSRPDTVVGPVINSRQLETLQAKVSKAKAEGAVTLVEGLAEGNVLPPHVFGEVTPEMDIVREEIFGPLVGILRARDAEHALELANDTEYGLSSAVFTASLERGVQFARRIRAGMTHINDIPVSDAPNAPFGGEKNSGIGRFNGDWAIDEFTTVHWITVQRTPRHYPF, from the coding sequence ATGAGCACTTCTCGTCCCACCTATCAGAACCTCGAACTCCAGATGATCGCCGGCCAATGGCGTGCCGGCAGTAGTAGCCGCCAGTTGGACGTCATCAACCCCTTCGACCAAGAACTGCTGGCCAGGCTGACCTTGGCAAACAAGGACGACCTGGAGCATGCGTTTCTGAAGGCTCGTGAAGCCCAGGCTTCCTGGTCGGCAAAGGGCCCCGCAGAGCGGGCCGAAGTATTGCTCAACGTCGTCAGGATCTTCGATGAGCGCCGCGACGAAATCATCGACTGGATCATCCGGGAGTCAGGCAGCACGCGGATCAAGGCCGAATTCGAATGGGGCGCGGCTCGGGCGATTACCCTGGAGTCAGCCAGCCTGCCGAATCGCGTCCATGGGCGTATCGTCGAGTCCGATGTCCCAGGCAAAGAGAGCCGCGTCTATCGCGCGCCTCTGGGTGTAGTTGGTGTGATCAGCCCCTGGAACTTTCCCCTCCATCTGACCCAGCGATCCATTGCACCCGCCCTCGCCCTTGGCAATGCAGTGGTAGTCAAACCGGCAAGCGATACACCTGTGACGGGCGGCCTGCTGCTGGCGAGGATCTTCGAAGAAGCGGGGCTTCCGGCTGGCGTGCTGAGTATCGTGGTAGGTTCCGGCGCTGAAATTGGTGACGCCTTCGTCGCGCATCCGGTTCCGGCTCTCATTTCCTTCACGGGTTCCACCGAGGTGGGTCGGAATATCGGACGGATCGCCAGCGGAGGCCAGCACCTGAAGCAGGTTGCACTGGAACTCGGGGGCAACGCGCCGTTCGTGGTACTGGCCGATGCGGATCTTGAACAAGCCGTGCGCGCCGCGGTGGTTGGCAAGTTCCTTCACCAGGGGCAAATCTGCATGGCCATCAACCGGATCATCGTTGAAGAGCCGCTTTACGAGGCGTTCACTAGGCGTTTCGTCGAGCGCGTGAAGTCGCTGCCATATGGTGATCCGAGCAGACCCGACACGGTTGTCGGCCCCGTCATCAACTCCCGGCAACTGGAGACGTTGCAAGCCAAGGTCAGCAAAGCCAAGGCCGAAGGCGCTGTCACATTGGTAGAAGGACTGGCCGAGGGCAACGTTCTTCCCCCCCATGTGTTCGGGGAGGTAACCCCCGAAATGGACATCGTGCGCGAAGAGATCTTTGGCCCCCTGGTCGGGATACTTCGTGCCAGGGACGCTGAACACGCCCTGGAACTCGCCAACGACACCGAATACGGCCTCTCCAGTGCCGTTTTCACGGCGAGCCTGGAGCGCGGCGTGCAGTTCGCTCGCCGCATCCGCGCCGGCATGACCCATATCAACGATATTCCGGTCAGCGATGCGCCGAACGCACCCTTCGGTGGTGAGAAGAACTCCGGCATCGGTCGTTTCAATGGCGATTGGGCCATCGACGAATTCACGACGGTTCACTGGATCACCGTACAGCGCACACCTCGACACTATCCGTTCTGA
- a CDS encoding acyl-CoA dehydrogenase family protein has product MPIDFTLTSSQVELQQRARQFAKRTLSQVTEVIRHLPTPEDRFRATRPFYEELVREGFMQRLIPQPFGGGGTGMVDMAIVAEEFYTQDVSVPLTMFANLLGLMPLFLAGTPEQQRHFIGPFLERSGAPLAALASTEPGGSANYRSAATGGGVRTQAVLEGQEWVINGTKQWVSSASGWDGKGADLLSVVCRTDPLAAPEHGVSVILVPGPAQGFTANRAHESAGHRGHMTCNFSLLETRVPQENVIGEVGRGLDLVDASFSPTAALVGVMSLGVMRAAFDFALDFAKTERRGGEATIINHQAVGYALVDAKAAIEAVRSLSYRACFALDQQDPEAFELALHAKVFGSETAVRVITELMRVVGIESYDHLSSPLAGLLQDALAFPLFDGGNMGVRRRQLHELMRQDGYDSTATIFHP; this is encoded by the coding sequence ATGCCCATCGATTTCACCCTGACGTCGTCTCAGGTCGAGCTTCAGCAACGCGCCCGCCAGTTCGCCAAGCGCACCCTCAGCCAGGTCACCGAAGTCATCCGCCACCTGCCAACTCCGGAGGATCGCTTTCGGGCGACCCGCCCCTTCTACGAGGAACTGGTTCGCGAAGGCTTCATGCAACGGTTGATCCCCCAGCCATTTGGTGGCGGCGGCACCGGCATGGTCGACATGGCCATAGTCGCCGAAGAGTTCTACACGCAAGACGTCAGTGTTCCCCTGACCATGTTCGCCAACCTGCTTGGCCTGATGCCCTTGTTCCTGGCTGGCACACCTGAGCAGCAGCGACACTTCATTGGTCCATTCCTCGAACGCTCCGGCGCCCCCCTCGCCGCGCTCGCATCGACCGAACCCGGCGGCAGCGCCAATTACCGCTCTGCCGCCACGGGTGGTGGAGTCCGGACGCAAGCCGTGCTGGAGGGCCAGGAGTGGGTGATAAACGGCACCAAGCAATGGGTGTCCAGCGCTTCGGGCTGGGATGGGAAAGGCGCCGACCTACTTAGTGTCGTGTGCCGGACCGATCCGCTTGCCGCACCGGAGCATGGCGTTTCCGTAATCCTGGTTCCCGGACCGGCGCAAGGTTTTACGGCAAACCGCGCCCATGAATCTGCCGGGCATCGCGGCCATATGACCTGCAACTTCAGCCTCCTCGAAACGCGAGTCCCGCAAGAAAACGTCATCGGCGAAGTCGGACGGGGACTGGATCTGGTTGACGCCAGCTTTTCACCCACTGCTGCACTGGTGGGTGTCATGTCCCTGGGGGTCATGCGCGCCGCGTTCGACTTCGCCCTGGACTTCGCGAAGACCGAACGACGCGGTGGCGAGGCCACGATCATCAATCACCAGGCTGTGGGTTATGCCCTGGTCGATGCCAAGGCCGCCATCGAAGCTGTCAGGAGCCTCAGCTACCGGGCCTGTTTCGCGCTGGACCAGCAGGATCCCGAAGCCTTCGAACTGGCCCTCCACGCGAAAGTATTCGGCTCAGAAACCGCCGTACGGGTCATTACCGAGCTGATGCGCGTGGTCGGCATCGAAAGTTATGACCACCTGAGTTCCCCGCTTGCCGGCCTGCTGCAGGACGCCCTCGCCTTTCCCCTGTTCGATGGCGGAAACATGGGTGTGCGGCGCCGCCAGCTCCACGAGCTCATGCGGCAGGACGGCTACGATTCGACGGCCACGATCTTCCATCCGTAA
- a CDS encoding transporter: protein MKDKNAPVQAPPSFQTSNQVKLLIRMLLLLCVLRGTAANAGVIATDPGDYVAFPAGTNLAVLYYNHAERNDVYLNGHKQDVPGFGLDNDIAAYRAVHYMQLGPLLAAPQVIVPFGSLRMKGASDTSASGVGDPLIGSAFWLINDPTHNRYLSFGTWVAPPLGNYDADDGPVNIGENRWKGVLHTSYTQSLFGNLSGEVTAEWDFFGENDDFAGMTRKQSHIFELQTHLRYDFSPGNFVGASYYHTTGGENRLNGVDLDDSLNTKRYLLSVARMVAPTVQLMGQVGQDLEVRNGPKEDFRVSLRLVKIF, encoded by the coding sequence ATGAAAGACAAGAACGCCCCCGTTCAAGCTCCACCGTCGTTCCAGACTTCAAACCAGGTGAAACTCCTGATACGCATGCTCCTGCTACTCTGCGTCTTGCGAGGCACGGCTGCCAATGCAGGTGTCATCGCCACCGATCCCGGCGATTACGTCGCCTTTCCCGCCGGCACTAACCTGGCCGTGCTGTACTACAACCACGCCGAGCGTAATGACGTTTACTTGAACGGCCACAAGCAAGACGTGCCTGGCTTTGGGCTGGACAACGACATAGCGGCATATCGTGCCGTGCATTACATGCAGCTCGGACCGTTGTTGGCTGCTCCTCAGGTCATAGTCCCGTTCGGCAGCCTGAGAATGAAAGGAGCTTCCGACACAAGCGCCAGCGGTGTGGGCGATCCCCTCATCGGCAGCGCGTTCTGGCTCATCAACGATCCTACACACAATCGCTACCTGTCGTTCGGCACCTGGGTCGCCCCTCCCCTCGGCAACTACGACGCTGACGATGGTCCAGTCAACATCGGTGAGAACCGATGGAAAGGTGTTCTCCACACGTCTTACACGCAGTCGCTGTTCGGGAACCTCTCGGGCGAAGTCACCGCAGAGTGGGATTTCTTCGGCGAGAACGACGACTTCGCCGGGATGACCCGCAAGCAGTCCCACATCTTCGAGCTGCAAACCCACCTTCGCTACGACTTCTCGCCAGGCAACTTCGTCGGTGCGAGCTACTACCACACGACAGGCGGCGAGAATCGCCTGAATGGAGTCGACCTTGATGATTCGCTCAATACGAAGCGCTACCTGCTGTCGGTTGCCCGCATGGTCGCCCCGACCGTGCAGCTGATGGGCCAAGTGGGCCAGGACCTGGAGGTGCGCAACGGCCCGAAGGAAGACTTCCGCGTCAGCTTGCGCCTGGTCAAGATTTTCTGA
- a CDS encoding aldehyde dehydrogenase family protein, whose product MSKIEILPQVAAFLGRRHGCFIDGRWVLPEGPTTPVLNPATGETIACVPDVPLDYLEQAVQSAFQAFESRVWSGLRPADRERILLRFTALVEEHAEELAQLETLNQGKSINISRMLDVGATVEFMRYMAGWATKIEGQTLDVSIPIPPGSRFTAFTRREPVGVVAGIVPWNFPLMITAWKLMPALACGCTVVIKPASETPLTALRLAELAIEAGIPAGVFNVITGGGSTVGNTLASHPLISKVSFTGSTAVGKSVGVACMANMTRFALELGGKNPMILLDDANVEKAIQGALLGGLLNSGQVCAAASRFYVHQSRYEEFVQGLAAAVKGLSIGPGIDQTAAINPLVSRKQQQSVQRHIELARREGARVVTGGEELDVEGFYVQPTVLADVNHDMTVAREEVFGPVLSVIPFTDEDAMIELVNDSPYGLAASLWTNDLSKAMNLVPRIEAGTVWVNAHVLLDPSMPFGGVKQSGMGREFGRAVIESYTELKSVCIAH is encoded by the coding sequence ATGAGCAAGATTGAAATCCTGCCGCAGGTTGCGGCATTCCTGGGGCGCCGCCACGGCTGCTTCATCGACGGCCGCTGGGTACTGCCGGAAGGTCCGACCACGCCGGTGTTGAACCCCGCCACCGGCGAAACCATCGCTTGCGTGCCGGACGTGCCGCTGGACTATCTGGAACAAGCGGTGCAGTCGGCGTTCCAGGCATTCGAGTCCCGCGTGTGGTCCGGCCTGCGTCCGGCCGACCGCGAGCGCATCCTGTTGCGCTTCACCGCCCTGGTGGAGGAGCACGCCGAAGAGTTGGCTCAGTTGGAAACCCTGAACCAGGGCAAGTCGATCAACATCTCGCGCATGCTGGATGTGGGCGCCACCGTCGAGTTCATGCGCTACATGGCCGGCTGGGCGACCAAGATCGAAGGCCAGACCTTGGACGTGTCGATCCCGATTCCGCCGGGCTCGCGCTTCACCGCCTTCACCCGCCGTGAGCCGGTGGGCGTGGTGGCCGGCATCGTGCCGTGGAACTTTCCGTTGATGATTACCGCCTGGAAGCTGATGCCGGCCCTGGCCTGCGGTTGTACCGTGGTCATCAAGCCGGCCAGCGAAACCCCGCTGACCGCCCTGCGCCTGGCCGAGTTGGCCATCGAGGCGGGCATCCCGGCCGGCGTGTTCAACGTCATCACCGGTGGCGGCAGCACCGTGGGCAATACGCTGGCTTCACACCCGCTGATCAGCAAGGTGTCCTTCACCGGTTCCACCGCCGTGGGCAAGAGCGTCGGCGTGGCCTGCATGGCGAACATGACCCGCTTCGCCCTGGAGCTGGGCGGCAAGAACCCGATGATCCTGCTGGACGATGCCAACGTGGAGAAGGCCATCCAGGGCGCGCTGCTGGGCGGCTTGCTGAACAGCGGCCAGGTGTGCGCCGCGGCCTCGCGCTTCTACGTGCACCAGTCGCGCTACGAAGAGTTCGTCCAGGGCCTGGCCGCCGCCGTGAAGGGCCTGTCCATTGGGCCAGGCATCGACCAGACCGCGGCGATCAACCCGCTGGTATCGCGCAAGCAGCAGCAAAGCGTGCAGAGGCACATCGAGTTGGCTCGCCGGGAAGGCGCCCGCGTGGTAACGGGCGGAGAGGAGCTGGATGTAGAAGGCTTCTACGTCCAGCCCACCGTGCTGGCTGACGTGAACCACGACATGACCGTGGCCCGCGAGGAGGTGTTCGGCCCGGTGCTGTCGGTGATCCCCTTCACCGACGAGGACGCCATGATCGAACTGGTCAACGACAGCCCCTACGGCCTGGCGGCGAGCCTGTGGACCAACGACCTGTCCAAGGCGATGAACCTGGTGCCACGCATCGAGGCGGGCACCGTCTGGGTCAACGCCCACGTGCTGTTGGATCCGAGCATGCCCTTCGGCGGCGTCAAGCAGTCCGGCATGGGCCGTGAATTCGGTCGGGCAGTAATCGAGAGCTACACCGAGCTGAAATCGGTGTGCATCGCCCACTGA
- a CDS encoding TIGR03571 family LLM class oxidoreductase — MKNELAEQDTHFQHVFRDGQLTIGLALPMLEPGQTVPDLDVQLELARAADELGFRALWIRDVPLNSADYPDPVGHLDPWVLLGALAAQTRRIALVSGAIVLTLRHPLHIAKAAISTSALSHDRFILGLGSGDRPPEYAALGKNTDDRRTLFRHNWEVVAAAIRAPSRVIPDLATPDAPEFCLLPALSDAVPMLAVGSGGQSLDWIARNACGWITYHREPEQQRDRYQLWRDAVGRSAPSAFRAFGVALKVDLSADSDEPAAAIPLGYRTGRKALVALLEDMRASGTHHVSLNLSATGRELRDVLEELAAEVLPAFHGGES, encoded by the coding sequence ATGAAGAATGAGTTGGCAGAACAGGACACCCATTTCCAGCACGTATTTCGCGATGGGCAATTGACGATCGGCCTTGCGCTGCCGATGCTCGAGCCAGGGCAAACCGTGCCTGACCTCGACGTCCAGCTTGAGCTGGCGAGAGCTGCGGACGAATTGGGCTTTCGCGCGCTGTGGATTCGTGACGTCCCGCTCAACAGCGCCGACTACCCCGACCCGGTCGGGCACCTGGACCCCTGGGTCCTGCTGGGAGCGCTGGCAGCGCAGACCCGGCGCATCGCGCTCGTCAGCGGAGCTATTGTGCTGACCTTGCGGCATCCGCTGCACATTGCGAAAGCGGCCATTTCCACCAGCGCCTTGTCCCATGACCGTTTCATCCTCGGCCTGGGGTCCGGCGACCGCCCGCCGGAATATGCAGCGTTGGGCAAGAACACGGACGACCGGCGCACGCTGTTCCGGCATAACTGGGAAGTCGTTGCCGCAGCCATTCGTGCGCCATCCCGTGTCATACCGGACCTAGCGACGCCGGATGCGCCTGAGTTCTGCCTACTTCCAGCGTTGTCCGATGCGGTGCCCATGCTGGCAGTAGGCTCAGGCGGTCAAAGCCTCGACTGGATCGCCCGTAACGCGTGCGGCTGGATCACTTACCACCGGGAGCCGGAGCAGCAGCGAGATCGCTACCAACTATGGCGTGATGCTGTAGGGCGATCAGCTCCAAGCGCGTTCCGTGCTTTCGGAGTCGCCTTGAAAGTGGACCTCAGCGCCGACTCGGATGAGCCTGCAGCAGCCATTCCGCTTGGATATCGTACGGGCCGCAAGGCCCTGGTGGCCTTGCTTGAAGACATGCGGGCCAGTGGCACACACCATGTCTCACTCAACCTGTCGGCCACCGGGCGCGAGCTTCGAGATGTGCTGGAGGAATTGGCTGCTGAGGTGCTTCCGGCTTTCCATGGTGGTGAGAGCTAG
- a CDS encoding winged helix-turn-helix transcriptional regulator: MRNAGELDGSSFVLREDCPQRRIHYILNGKWTSMVLFALSLGSMRTGQIERALPSISKKMLTQTIRDVENSGLVERQVFNVVPPRVEYSLTRLGSTFVEPLRGLYDWAARTPAAMDELDRNLRAAG; this comes from the coding sequence ATGAGAAACGCAGGAGAACTCGACGGTTCGAGTTTTGTACTTCGGGAAGACTGTCCGCAGCGGCGCATCCACTACATCCTGAACGGAAAATGGACGTCGATGGTGCTCTTCGCGCTCAGCCTCGGCTCAATGCGCACGGGCCAGATTGAACGCGCGCTTCCTAGCATTTCCAAGAAGATGCTCACCCAGACTATCAGGGATGTGGAAAACAGTGGCCTCGTCGAACGCCAGGTCTTCAATGTGGTACCTCCTAGAGTGGAGTACTCGCTGACTAGGCTGGGATCAACCTTTGTTGAACCCCTTCGAGGCCTCTATGACTGGGCGGCCAGAACCCCCGCAGCGATGGATGAACTTGATCGCAACCTCAGGGCGGCCGGTTAG
- the fusA gene encoding elongation factor G — protein MARSTPINRYRNLGIVAHVDAGKTTTTERILFYTGLSHKMGEVHDGAATTDWMVQEQERGITITSAAVTTFWKGSRGQYDNYRVNVIDTPGHVDFTIEVERSLRVLDGAVVVFCGTSGVEPQSETVWRQANKYGVPRVVYVNKMDRAGANFLRVIGQIKQRLGHTPVPVQLPIGAEDDFEGQIDLIKMKAIYWNEDDKGTTYREEEIPAELQALAEEWRNNMVEAAAEASEELMNKYLEEGELTAEEIKAGLRARTLASEIVPAVCGSSFKNKGVPLVLDAVIDFLPAPTEIPPIQGVHPDSTDDNEIHDERRADDAEPFSALAFKIATDPFVGTLTFARVYSGVLASGDSVLNSVKSKKERVGRMVQMHANQREEIKECRAGDIAALIGMKDVTTGDTLCDIEKPIVLERMDFPEPVISVAVEPKTKADQEKMGIALGKLAQEDPSFRVKTDEETGQTIISGMGELHLDIIVDRMKREFGVEANIGKPQVSYRETISKDNVEIEGKFVRQSGGRGQFGHCWIRFSSADVDEKGNIAEGLVFTNEVVGGVVPKEYIPAIQKGIEEQMKNGVVAGYPLIGLKATVFDGSYHDVDSNEMAFKIAASMATKQLAQKGGGKVLEPIMKVEVVTPEDYMGDVMGDLNRRRGLIQGMEDSVSGKVIRAEVPLGEMFGYATDVRSMSQGRASYSMEFSKYAEAPSNIVEALTKHQGKT, from the coding sequence ATGGCTCGTTCAACCCCCATCAACCGTTATCGCAACCTCGGTATCGTCGCCCACGTAGACGCCGGTAAGACCACTACTACGGAGCGGATCCTGTTCTACACAGGTCTCAGCCACAAGATGGGTGAGGTGCACGACGGCGCCGCCACTACCGACTGGATGGTGCAGGAGCAGGAGCGTGGTATCACCATTACCTCCGCTGCCGTGACCACTTTCTGGAAAGGTTCCCGTGGCCAGTACGACAACTACCGCGTCAACGTGATCGACACCCCCGGCCACGTGGACTTCACCATCGAAGTGGAGCGCTCGCTGCGCGTGCTCGACGGCGCTGTCGTGGTGTTCTGCGGTACTTCCGGCGTTGAGCCTCAGTCCGAGACCGTATGGCGTCAGGCCAACAAGTACGGTGTTCCGCGCGTCGTTTACGTGAACAAGATGGACCGTGCCGGTGCCAACTTCCTGCGCGTGATCGGTCAGATCAAGCAGCGTCTGGGTCACACTCCGGTTCCGGTTCAGCTGCCAATCGGCGCTGAGGACGACTTCGAAGGTCAGATCGATCTGATCAAGATGAAGGCGATCTACTGGAACGAAGACGACAAGGGCACTACCTACCGCGAGGAGGAAATCCCTGCTGAGCTCCAGGCTCTGGCCGAAGAGTGGCGCAACAACATGGTTGAAGCTGCCGCCGAAGCCAGCGAAGAGCTGATGAACAAGTACCTGGAAGAGGGTGAGCTGACCGCCGAGGAAATCAAGGCTGGTCTGCGTGCGCGTACCCTGGCCAGCGAAATCGTTCCGGCCGTCTGCGGTTCCTCCTTCAAGAACAAGGGTGTGCCTCTGGTTCTGGACGCCGTGATCGACTTCCTGCCGGCTCCCACCGAGATCCCGCCGATTCAGGGCGTCCATCCGGATAGCACTGACGACAACGAGATCCACGATGAGCGTCGTGCTGATGATGCTGAGCCCTTCTCGGCTCTGGCGTTCAAGATTGCGACCGACCCCTTCGTCGGCACCCTGACCTTTGCTCGTGTTTACTCCGGTGTCCTGGCTTCCGGCGACTCCGTGCTGAACTCAGTAAAGAGCAAGAAGGAGCGCGTAGGTCGGATGGTGCAGATGCACGCCAACCAGCGTGAAGAGATCAAGGAATGCCGCGCTGGCGACATCGCAGCCTTGATCGGCATGAAGGACGTCACCACCGGTGACACCCTGTGCGACATCGAGAAGCCGATCGTCCTTGAGCGTATGGACTTCCCGGAGCCGGTGATCTCGGTTGCTGTCGAGCCGAAGACCAAGGCCGACCAGGAAAAGATGGGTATCGCCCTCGGCAAGCTGGCCCAGGAAGACCCGTCGTTCCGCGTCAAGACCGACGAAGAAACCGGTCAGACCATCATCTCCGGCATGGGTGAGTTGCACCTGGACATCATTGTCGACCGCATGAAGCGCGAGTTCGGCGTTGAGGCCAACATCGGCAAGCCGCAGGTTTCCTATCGCGAAACCATCTCCAAGGACAATGTCGAGATCGAAGGCAAGTTCGTTCGCCAGTCCGGTGGTCGTGGTCAGTTCGGTCATTGCTGGATCCGCTTCTCGTCTGCTGACGTGGACGAAAAGGGCAACATCGCCGAAGGCCTGGTATTCACCAACGAAGTCGTGGGTGGTGTGGTTCCGAAGGAATACATCCCTGCAATCCAGAAGGGCATCGAAGAGCAGATGAAGAACGGCGTTGTTGCCGGTTATCCGCTCATCGGCCTGAAGGCTACCGTGTTCGATGGTTCCTACCACGACGTCGACTCCAACGAGATGGCGTTCAAGATCGCTGCCTCCATGGCGACCAAGCAGCTGGCCCAGAAGGGCGGCGGTAAAGTGCTTGAGCCGATCATGAAGGTAGAGGTGGTGACCCCCGAGGACTACATGGGTGACGTGATGGGTGACCTGAACCGTCGTCGTGGTTTGATTCAGGGGATGGAGGACTCGGTTTCCGGTAAGGTTATCCGTGCCGAGGTTCCGCTGGGCGAGATGTTCGGTTACGCGACCGACGTGCGTTCCATGTCCCAGGGTCGCGCGAGCTACTCCATGGAGTTCTCCAAATACGCCGAAGCTCCGTCGAACATCGTCGAGGCACTTACAAAGCATCAGGGTAAGACCTGA
- a CDS encoding tyrosine-type recombinase/integrase, with amino-acid sequence MIWTALTLCRRHLSEQGLHPHSVIPLLRTVLQGAGLAAELYSSHSLRRGFATWATRSGWDQKALMGYVGWRDAKSALRYVDSTGVFPGQLRSLSPSLAAEAPPGLTSPGALPGS; translated from the coding sequence ATGATCTGGACTGCTCTGACATTATGTCGGCGACACCTGAGCGAGCAGGGGCTGCATCCACACAGCGTGATTCCGCTGCTGCGGACAGTGTTGCAAGGCGCCGGGTTGGCGGCCGAGCTGTACAGCAGCCACTCCCTACGTCGCGGCTTCGCCACCTGGGCGACGCGCAGTGGCTGGGACCAGAAGGCGCTGATGGGCTATGTGGGGTGGCGTGATGCGAAATCGGCGCTGCGCTACGTGGACAGCACCGGGGTCTTTCCCGGACAGCTGCGGTCGCTCTCGCCGAGTCTGGCGGCTGAAGCGCCGCCGGGCCTGACTAGTCCAGGTGCTCTACCAGGTAGTTGA
- a CDS encoding outer membrane protein assembly factor BamE codes for MSTSFHRVVASLVMLMAAGLSACGTRMLSDVDAQGSTDKPVFPAVQDANRPEGTYVNLENLSKVVPGMTKAQVLELIGPPHFAEGMFDVREWDYVLRLRPTANAAQRTCQYKVLFDDHLVARSFFALPQGCLDGLTHITPAAERHQAIAH; via the coding sequence ATGTCCACTTCCTTCCACCGCGTCGTCGCCAGCCTTGTCATGCTGATGGCTGCCGGCCTCAGCGCCTGCGGCACCCGCATGCTCAGCGATGTCGATGCCCAAGGCTCCACCGACAAGCCGGTTTTCCCGGCCGTCCAAGACGCCAACCGCCCCGAAGGCACCTACGTCAACCTGGAAAACCTGTCGAAGGTGGTGCCGGGCATGACCAAGGCCCAGGTACTAGAGCTCATCGGCCCTCCCCATTTTGCCGAGGGCATGTTCGATGTCCGTGAATGGGACTACGTGCTCCGGCTCCGTCCCACCGCCAACGCGGCGCAACGTACCTGCCAGTACAAGGTGCTGTTCGATGACCACCTGGTGGCGCGTTCCTTCTTTGCTCTCCCGCAGGGTTGCCTGGATGGCCTGACGCACATCACGCCAGCCGCCGAACGGCACCAGGCAATCGCTCACTGA